The genome window GTGTCCAGCTGCGGGAGAAGCAGAAGGCGAAGCGGATCTACGGTCTGCTGGAGCGCCAGTTCCGCAACTATTTCGAGAAGGCGGACCGCATGAAGGGGAAGACCGGCGAAAACCTGCTGATCCTCCTCGAGCGCCGCCTGGACAGCGTGGCCTACAAGCTGGGGTTCGCCCCGACCCGTCGGGAAAGCCGCCAGATCGTCCGGCACGGGCACTTCCTCGTGAACGGGAAGAAGGTGAATATTCCGTCCTTCCTCGTCCGTTCCGGGGACGTCCTCGAACTGCGCGAAAAGAGCCGGAAGATCCCGAACGTGAACGAATCGCTCGACGCCGTGGTCCGAAAGGGGATTCCGCCCTGGCTCGAG of Deltaproteobacteria bacterium contains these proteins:
- the rpsD gene encoding 30S ribosomal protein S4, with the protein product MARYREAVCRLCRREGIELYLKGDRCFTDKCAIKRRGYPPGQHGQRRPKHSDYGVQLREKQKAKRIYGLLERQFRNYFEKADRMKGKTGENLLILLERRLDSVAYKLGFAPTRRESRQIVRHGHFLVNGKKVNIPSFLVRSGDVLELREKSRKIPNVNESLDAVVRKGIPPWLELERDNFRGKIKTLPSRADIQEPIQEQLIVELYSK